The following are encoded together in the Janthinobacterium sp. Marseille genome:
- a CDS encoding lipopolysaccharide biosynthesis protein, with protein sequence MKNMRRVVPWAIVDSLGVGLLGFLTLAIMTRVLTPTDFGSVAFAQSIVLLTQLVIGLGINEALIQRRPIDMLHLDSAFWMAIALGLSGFLFCVGVGLYFIFYLEQNLVGTILLAEGTACLFTGLNLLPSAMLDRKLRTKAIARRTVAGKLSYCIVAIGLALAQFGVWSIVIAGIVQNILLTVIFWRGHTRMPQRRFSWAHAKQLIVFGFPVMLEGALWAFLTRVFSLLIGAIHGMSMLGFVSVAFKATDALSNIVGSVAGRIGLPLFSSMQADKERLQRSFLQTTQVMAFVSTPIFVGLALTTAQWVPLLLGDKWSEAIPMIVILCFVWAISFTRVFVSPYLRALGHPRALLLPAVCASACTIAAVFLTAHQSAIYIIAAWSCRVAVTYPLGLHLLRKYAAIPIRQQMQPLLSPFLCVTFMAACVYAAQRGLQHLALPLLAMLLISMAVGAVSYALAVLLLHREHLSGLWANWRSGGELKQGS encoded by the coding sequence ATGAAAAATATGCGACGGGTGGTGCCGTGGGCCATCGTCGATAGCCTGGGAGTGGGCCTGCTCGGTTTCCTGACGCTGGCCATCATGACACGCGTGTTGACACCTACCGATTTCGGTAGCGTCGCCTTTGCGCAATCCATCGTACTGCTGACACAACTGGTGATCGGCCTCGGCATCAATGAAGCGCTGATCCAGCGCAGGCCTATCGATATGCTGCATCTGGACAGTGCATTCTGGATGGCGATTGCGCTGGGCTTGTCCGGCTTCCTGTTTTGCGTCGGCGTCGGCCTTTACTTCATTTTTTACCTGGAGCAAAACCTGGTCGGCACCATCCTGCTGGCGGAAGGGACTGCTTGCCTGTTCACCGGCCTGAACCTTTTGCCGTCGGCAATGCTGGATCGCAAGTTGCGCACCAAGGCAATTGCACGCCGTACCGTAGCCGGCAAGCTGAGTTACTGCATCGTCGCGATAGGGTTGGCACTGGCGCAATTCGGCGTATGGAGCATCGTCATTGCCGGTATCGTACAAAACATTTTATTGACGGTGATTTTCTGGCGTGGACATACACGGATGCCGCAACGCCGCTTTTCGTGGGCACATGCGAAGCAATTGATCGTGTTCGGTTTCCCGGTGATGCTGGAAGGTGCGTTGTGGGCTTTCCTGACACGCGTCTTCAGTCTGTTGATCGGTGCGATCCACGGCATGAGCATGCTGGGTTTTGTGAGTGTCGCATTCAAGGCGACGGATGCCTTGTCGAATATCGTCGGCAGTGTGGCGGGACGGATCGGCTTGCCATTGTTCTCGTCGATGCAGGCGGACAAGGAACGTTTGCAACGCTCCTTCCTGCAAACCACGCAGGTGATGGCTTTCGTGTCCACGCCTATCTTCGTCGGCCTGGCTTTGACGACGGCGCAATGGGTACCCTTGCTGCTCGGTGACAAATGGTCGGAAGCGATTCCGATGATCGTGATCCTGTGCTTCGTGTGGGCGATCAGCTTTACCCGCGTTTTCGTCAGTCCTTATTTGCGTGCGCTCGGCCATCCGCGTGCCTTGTTGTTGCCGGCGGTGTGTGCGAGTGCCTGTACTATCGCCGCAGTTTTCCTGACCGCGCACCAGTCCGCGATTTACATCATTGCCGCCTGGTCGTGCCGTGTGGCCGTGACTTATCCGCTGGGTTTACATCTGTTGCGCAAGTACGCGGCGATTCCGATCCGGCAGCAAATGCAGCCTTTGCTGTCGCCTTTCTTGTGTGTCACGTTCATGGCCGCTTGCGTCTATGCGGCACAGCGCGGTTTGCAACACCTGGCGCTGCCTTTATTGGCGATGCTGTTGATATCGATGGCGGTGGGGGCAGTGAGCTATGCGCTTGCAGTGCTCCTGCTACACCGCGAACACCTGTCCGGCCTGTGGGCGAACTGGCGTAGCGGTGGTGAATTGAAGCAGGGTAGTTAG
- a CDS encoding phosphatase PAP2 family protein produces MTAWLAFTKLADTNFTMPLALLLAVWLAAARAWRPALCWCLLFGGGIFLVAATKIAYVGWGIGIAAIDFKGFSGHAMRAMSIAPVFMYLLLQEQDARRLRLGVLAGLGFGLMIGISRLALGVHSVSEVITGLLLGAVISLGFIWYAHGRATIVFDRKLLLIGTIALLPILSLKPAPTEGWIERIAIYLAGSDKNLHRHPTE; encoded by the coding sequence ATGACAGCCTGGCTCGCCTTTACCAAACTCGCCGATACCAACTTCACGATGCCGCTGGCCTTACTGCTTGCAGTCTGGCTGGCGGCGGCACGCGCATGGCGTCCGGCACTTTGCTGGTGCCTGCTGTTCGGTGGCGGCATCTTCCTGGTCGCCGCGACCAAGATTGCCTACGTCGGCTGGGGCATAGGTATCGCCGCAATCGACTTCAAGGGTTTCAGCGGCCATGCGATGCGGGCGATGTCTATTGCACCTGTCTTTATGTATTTGCTACTGCAGGAACAAGATGCACGCAGGCTGCGGCTGGGTGTGCTGGCCGGTCTCGGCTTTGGCCTGATGATAGGTATTTCGCGACTGGCACTGGGCGTGCATTCGGTTTCTGAAGTGATCACCGGCTTGCTGCTGGGTGCAGTCATCAGCCTCGGCTTCATCTGGTATGCGCATGGCCGGGCCACCATTGTGTTTGATCGCAAGCTGCTGCTGATAGGAACGATTGCCTTGCTGCCGATCCTCTCACTCAAACCGGCACCGACCGAAGGCTGGATAGAACGCATCGCGATTTATCTGGCCGGCAGCGATAAAAACCTGCACCGCCATCCGACCGAGTAA
- the lgt gene encoding prolipoprotein diacylglyceryl transferase produces the protein MWIHPMPDPVALSIGPLAIRWYGLMYLAAFAQFIWLARIRIKQPHIARAGWKKEDIDDMLFYGVLGVIIGGRLGEVLFYDPSYYFSNPLEIFKVWKGGMSFHGGFLGVLLAMSIWARRQGRNVLDVWDFIAPMVPLGYAFGRLGNFINAELPGRIADASLPWAMIWPNVDNLPRHPSPLYQALVDGLLMFILLWLFARKERPRMAVGGMFALLYGSARFFTEYFRMPDYEVHFAGITISAGQMLSVPLIVLGIVMLLIAYRKKPA, from the coding sequence ATGTGGATACACCCTATGCCCGATCCGGTTGCACTTTCAATCGGTCCCCTCGCCATCCGCTGGTATGGTTTGATGTACCTGGCGGCCTTCGCGCAATTCATCTGGCTTGCCCGTATCCGCATCAAGCAACCGCATATCGCCCGCGCCGGCTGGAAGAAGGAAGACATCGACGATATGTTGTTCTATGGTGTGCTCGGTGTGATCATCGGCGGCCGCCTCGGTGAAGTCCTGTTTTACGATCCCAGCTATTACTTCTCGAATCCACTCGAAATCTTCAAAGTCTGGAAAGGCGGCATGTCCTTCCACGGCGGCTTCCTCGGCGTCTTGCTGGCGATGAGCATATGGGCACGACGCCAGGGTCGCAATGTACTCGATGTATGGGATTTCATCGCACCCATGGTGCCGCTCGGTTATGCCTTCGGCCGCCTCGGCAACTTCATCAATGCCGAACTGCCGGGCCGCATCGCCGATGCATCGCTGCCCTGGGCCATGATCTGGCCGAACGTCGATAACCTGCCACGCCATCCATCGCCTTTATACCAGGCACTGGTCGACGGCTTGCTGATGTTCATCCTGCTGTGGCTGTTCGCACGCAAGGAAAGACCACGTATGGCGGTCGGTGGCATGTTCGCCCTGCTGTATGGTTCGGCGCGCTTCTTTACCGAGTATTTCCGCATGCCGGATTACGAAGTTCACTTCGCCGGCATCACTATCTCTGCCGGACAAATGTTGTCAGTACCGCTGATCGTATTGGGTATCGTCATGCTGCTGATTGCCTATCGCAAAAAACCTGCATGA
- a CDS encoding LysR substrate-binding domain-containing protein: protein MNIELRQLRHFVTVAEEMHFGRAALRLHMTQPPLSQSIQALEALLGVQLFRRTSRSVALTPAGIALLPEAQRILQQTAALPDLMRRAASGASGRLSLAFVSTADYSVLPHFLREFREAYPQVEIDLREATTDVQLDELAQGRIDVGLLIPPLPDKAKLQLDYLPVLSEPLILAVPKGLKAVRGKQTVALQAVAELPLIIFPRRIAPAFHDAILACYRDAGLTPHIGQEAIQMQTIIGLVSAGMGIALVPQSVSNLKRPGVDYKALADKTPLVETGMAWRRDNTSPVLNAFLELLRKK, encoded by the coding sequence ATGAACATCGAACTCAGGCAGCTCCGCCACTTCGTCACCGTCGCCGAAGAAATGCATTTCGGCCGCGCCGCGCTGCGCCTGCACATGACGCAACCGCCGCTGTCGCAATCGATCCAGGCGCTGGAAGCGCTACTGGGCGTACAACTGTTCCGCCGCACCAGCCGCAGCGTCGCGCTGACGCCGGCCGGTATTGCGCTCTTGCCGGAAGCACAACGCATCCTGCAACAAACCGCCGCCCTGCCCGACCTGATGCGGCGCGCCGCTTCCGGCGCCTCCGGCCGCCTGTCGCTGGCTTTCGTCTCGACTGCTGACTACAGTGTGCTACCGCACTTCCTGCGTGAATTTCGCGAAGCCTATCCGCAGGTTGAAATCGATTTGCGTGAAGCCACCACTGACGTACAGCTGGATGAACTGGCGCAGGGACGCATCGATGTCGGCTTGCTGATCCCGCCTTTGCCGGACAAGGCCAAGCTGCAACTCGATTATTTGCCGGTTTTATCTGAACCTTTGATCCTGGCTGTACCTAAGGGACTGAAGGCTGTGCGCGGCAAGCAAACGGTGGCATTGCAGGCGGTAGCCGAACTGCCGCTGATTATCTTCCCGCGCCGGATTGCCCCGGCCTTCCATGATGCGATCCTGGCTTGTTATCGCGACGCCGGTTTGACGCCGCATATCGGACAGGAAGCAATACAGATGCAAACCATCATCGGCCTGGTATCGGCCGGCATGGGCATCGCGCTTGTGCCACAATCCGTATCAAACTTAAAACGCCCCGGCGTCGACTACAAGGCACTGGCAGATAAAACGCCTTTGGTCGAAACCGGTATGGCATGGCGACGGGATAATACCTCGCCGGTATTAAACGCTTTTCTGGAATTATTGCGAAAGAAATAA
- the ilvD gene encoding dihydroxy-acid dehydratase — protein sequence MAFNRRSKNITQGISRSPNRSMYYAMGYEKEDFDKPMVGVANGHSTITPCNSGLQKLADIAIKTIKDSGGNPQVFGTPTISDGMSMGTEGMKYSLISREVIADCIETAVNGQWMDGVLVIGGCDKNMPGGMIAMLRTNVPSIYVYGGTIKPGNWKGKDLTIVSAFEAVGEFTAGRMSQEDFDGIERNACPSAGSCGGMYTANTMSSSFEALGLALPYSSTMANPDDEKVGSAAESARVLIEAIKNDLKPRDIVTRKAIENAVAVIMATGGSTNAVLHFLAIAHAAEVEWTIDDFERMRKKVPVICDLKPSGKYVATDLHKAGGIPQVMKVLLDAGLLHGDCMTITGQTVAEALAHIPSVPRADQHVIHPIKDALYEQGHLAILKGNLSPEGCVAKITGLKNPVITGPARVFDDEYSAMDAIMANKIVAGDVLVMRYLGPKGGPGMPEMLAPTSALVGQGLGESVGLITDGRFSGGTWGMVVGHVSPEAFVGGLIGLVEEGDSVTIDAHKLLIQLNVPEEEIARRRANWKQPAPRYTRGVLSKFAALASSASKGAVTG from the coding sequence ATGGCATTCAATCGCCGTTCGAAAAATATTACGCAAGGCATCTCCCGCAGCCCGAATCGTTCCATGTATTACGCAATGGGCTACGAAAAGGAAGATTTCGATAAACCTATGGTCGGCGTCGCCAACGGCCACTCGACGATCACGCCATGTAACTCCGGCCTGCAAAAGCTGGCTGATATCGCGATCAAGACAATCAAGGATTCCGGCGGCAATCCGCAAGTATTCGGCACCCCGACGATTTCGGACGGTATGTCGATGGGCACCGAAGGCATGAAGTATTCGCTGATTTCGCGCGAAGTCATCGCCGACTGTATCGAAACAGCTGTCAACGGCCAGTGGATGGATGGCGTGCTGGTAATCGGTGGTTGCGACAAGAATATGCCGGGTGGCATGATCGCGATGCTGCGCACCAACGTGCCAAGCATCTATGTATACGGCGGCACCATCAAACCAGGTAACTGGAAAGGCAAGGACCTGACCATCGTTTCCGCGTTTGAAGCAGTCGGTGAATTCACTGCCGGTCGCATGTCGCAGGAAGACTTTGACGGTATCGAACGCAATGCCTGCCCATCGGCCGGTTCCTGCGGCGGTATGTACACCGCGAACACCATGTCGTCTTCGTTTGAAGCGCTGGGCCTGGCCCTGCCTTACTCGTCGACCATGGCGAATCCTGATGATGAAAAAGTCGGCTCCGCAGCGGAATCCGCACGCGTGTTGATCGAAGCGATCAAGAATGACTTGAAGCCACGCGACATCGTGACGCGCAAGGCAATCGAAAATGCAGTGGCCGTGATTATGGCTACCGGCGGTTCGACCAATGCGGTCCTGCACTTCCTGGCGATTGCACATGCCGCTGAAGTGGAATGGACGATCGACGACTTCGAACGCATGCGTAAAAAAGTACCAGTCATCTGCGACCTGAAACCATCTGGTAAATATGTTGCGACCGACTTGCATAAAGCCGGCGGTATCCCACAAGTCATGAAAGTCTTGCTGGATGCAGGCCTGCTGCACGGCGATTGCATGACCATCACCGGCCAGACCGTCGCGGAAGCATTGGCACACATCCCATCGGTACCGCGCGCCGACCAGCACGTGATCCACCCGATCAAGGATGCGTTGTACGAGCAAGGCCATCTGGCGATCCTGAAAGGCAATCTGTCGCCTGAAGGTTGCGTGGCAAAAATCACCGGTTTGAAAAATCCTGTGATCACCGGCCCGGCACGTGTATTCGATGATGAATACTCGGCGATGGACGCGATCATGGCGAACAAGATTGTTGCCGGCGATGTCCTGGTCATGCGCTACCTCGGACCAAAAGGCGGTCCTGGCATGCCTGAGATGCTGGCACCGACTTCGGCGCTGGTTGGCCAGGGCCTGGGTGAATCAGTTGGTTTGATTACCGACGGTCGTTTCTCCGGTGGTACCTGGGGCATGGTGGTTGGCCACGTGTCGCCGGAAGCGTTTGTCGGTGGTCTGATCGGCCTGGTGGAAGAAGGTGATTCGGTCACCATCGATGCACACAAGCTGCTGATCCAGTTGAACGTACCGGAAGAAGAAATCGCACGTCGCCGCGCCAACTGGAAACAACCTGCACCGCGTTACACACGTGGCGTGTTGTCGAAATTTGCCGCACTGGCTTCGTCGGCCAGCAAAGGCGCGGTTACCGGCTGA
- a CDS encoding sensor domain-containing diguanylate cyclase, translating into MRRPLLFAAHPTIWRFPLLVFMLSLMVGGWIFFKAESNRREIELVKANQMVTTYATAITQQFDHALSAANALAVMVHQGKGQVSEFSRLSRYMLTMYKGAYALSLAPDGIIRQTEPATASHGVLGHDMLAGEDRNTLIPTMNQNVVEFYGPIRLLQGPMGAVGQLPVFLKTAEGSSYFWGFTAVTLKFPDAFSDAHLEDMEQRGYAYRLSGHNPQTDTVEVIAASAAMPEGRIFTRPVRVGTNEWTLEVSKQGSWSNRARLLFEACVTILGSLFVAWLAYLLGGVIRSRKELQRLAQYDVLTGLPNRRLLDSRLKKAIAGANGHHHLVAVCFLDLDGFKEVNDSLGHAAGDRLLQQMAQRLQHCMRATDTLARFGGDEFVVILDRLNSIDECEKILERMIHTAQEPVHMDGNEVIVSASIGVAMFQPGVEREQLLKRADTAMYQAKQLGKNKYVFAD; encoded by the coding sequence ATGCGCCGACCTTTATTGTTTGCCGCGCACCCTACTATCTGGCGATTCCCCCTACTGGTATTCATGCTGTCACTGATGGTGGGCGGCTGGATATTTTTCAAGGCTGAATCCAATCGTCGTGAAATCGAGTTGGTGAAAGCGAACCAGATGGTGACGACTTATGCCACCGCGATTACCCAGCAATTCGATCATGCGCTGTCAGCCGCCAATGCATTGGCGGTGATGGTGCACCAGGGTAAGGGACAGGTCAGCGAATTCTCCCGCCTCTCCCGCTACATGCTGACGATGTACAAGGGCGCGTACGCCTTGTCGCTGGCACCGGACGGTATCATCCGCCAGACCGAACCGGCCACAGCCAGTCATGGCGTGCTGGGCCACGATATGCTGGCGGGTGAGGATCGCAACACACTGATCCCGACGATGAACCAGAACGTGGTCGAGTTCTACGGCCCCATCCGCCTGTTGCAGGGACCTATGGGCGCAGTCGGTCAACTCCCCGTTTTCCTCAAAACCGCAGAAGGCAGCTCTTACTTCTGGGGCTTTACCGCAGTGACACTGAAATTTCCTGATGCCTTCAGCGACGCGCACCTTGAAGATATGGAACAGCGCGGCTATGCATATCGCCTGAGCGGCCACAATCCACAAACTGATACGGTGGAAGTGATCGCCGCTTCCGCCGCCATGCCGGAAGGCCGTATCTTCACTCGTCCGGTCAGGGTTGGTACGAACGAATGGACACTGGAAGTAAGCAAACAAGGCAGCTGGAGCAATCGCGCGCGCCTGCTGTTTGAAGCCTGCGTCACCATCCTTGGCAGCCTCTTTGTCGCGTGGCTGGCTTACCTGCTCGGTGGCGTCATCCGCAGCCGCAAGGAATTGCAAAGACTCGCGCAATACGATGTATTGACCGGCCTGCCGAATCGACGCCTGCTCGACAGCCGTCTGAAGAAAGCCATTGCCGGCGCCAACGGCCATCATCACCTGGTCGCAGTCTGCTTCCTCGACCTTGATGGCTTCAAGGAAGTCAACGACAGCCTCGGCCATGCCGCCGGTGATCGCCTGTTGCAGCAAATGGCGCAACGCCTGCAACACTGTATGCGTGCGACCGATACGCTGGCGCGTTTTGGTGGTGATGAATTCGTCGTCATCCTCGATCGCCTGAACTCCATCGATGAATGCGAGAAAATCCTCGAACGCATGATCCATACCGCACAAGAACCGGTACACATGGATGGCAACGAAGTCATCGTGTCGGCCAGCATAGGCGTCGCAATGTTCCAGCCCGGCGTCGAGCGCGAACAATTACTCAAGCGTGCCGATACCGCGATGTACCAGGCCAAGCAACTGGGCAAGAACAAATACGTATTTGCCGATTGA
- a CDS encoding TIGR04438 family Trp-rich protein, which produces MPLIIAIVLLTVLKYFEVGPVADLSWWAIVGLFAFAFLWFEFGERMLGRDKRKAHEQLEKARQERVKKTFK; this is translated from the coding sequence ATGCCACTCATTATCGCGATCGTACTATTGACCGTTTTAAAATACTTTGAAGTTGGCCCGGTTGCCGACCTGTCATGGTGGGCGATTGTCGGTTTGTTCGCGTTCGCCTTCCTCTGGTTCGAGTTTGGCGAGCGTATGCTGGGACGCGACAAACGCAAAGCCCATGAGCAACTGGAAAAAGCTCGCCAGGAACGCGTCAAAAAGACCTTCAAATAG
- a CDS encoding c-type cytochrome, producing the protein MKRTLLLGLVLAAGVSNVAMANADLAKAKNCMACHSVTNKVVGPSFKDIAAKYAGQKGAEDKLVQKVLKGGSGTWGAVPMPANAQVSEAEARTLVSWIMTLK; encoded by the coding sequence ATGAAACGTACTTTGTTGCTGGGTTTGGTTCTGGCTGCTGGCGTGTCGAATGTCGCGATGGCGAATGCCGATCTTGCGAAAGCAAAAAACTGCATGGCTTGTCATTCGGTGACGAACAAGGTGGTGGGCCCTTCTTTTAAAGATATTGCGGCTAAATACGCCGGCCAAAAAGGCGCGGAAGACAAGCTCGTACAAAAAGTATTGAAGGGTGGCAGCGGTACCTGGGGTGCTGTTCCTATGCCGGCTAATGCGCAGGTGAGCGAGGCGGAAGCACGCACCCTGGTTAGCTGGATCATGACATTGAAATAA
- a CDS encoding branched-chain amino acid ABC transporter substrate-binding protein has product MSKTNTVLKAAVVCAAVGMSLLSMTASAKDVVKIAFVGPLTGGVSSIGLGGRNSADLAVRLRNADPKAKYTYQLVTQDDECRPNVGVQVATKIAADKSIVAGVTHFCSAVAMGTVGVYNRFGLPVIVWGAVLPEITYGNDFKEVHRVNGTMINQSEVAAKFMISKGYKKWAIIHDTTDYGKGHNKYFSEFVKKNGGTVLSTFGVTADQQDFTTELTKIRELKPDVVYFGGLTPLGVRIRTQMEKLGIKAQFEGTSGIKSDAYIQGVGEKVAEGSLSFIEGAPWEKIPGGLFFTAKYQLQKYSEPPEAYGPFAFAAANLIMDAVEKVGPDRKKVRDVLNQTKDVDTLIGKVTFDDHRQNIVPLVTKYVVEDGKWVIWEDSSYATGKRKLSGL; this is encoded by the coding sequence GTGAGCAAGACCAACACTGTATTAAAGGCAGCAGTAGTGTGCGCTGCAGTAGGCATGAGTTTGCTGAGCATGACGGCATCGGCTAAAGATGTCGTGAAGATTGCATTTGTTGGGCCGCTAACTGGCGGTGTCTCCTCTATCGGTCTGGGCGGGCGCAATTCCGCTGACCTCGCAGTGCGCTTGCGCAATGCCGATCCAAAAGCCAAATACACGTACCAGCTGGTGACCCAGGATGACGAATGTCGTCCTAACGTCGGCGTGCAGGTTGCTACCAAAATCGCCGCTGACAAGAGCATCGTCGCCGGTGTCACCCACTTCTGTTCAGCCGTTGCAATGGGTACGGTCGGCGTCTACAACCGTTTCGGCCTGCCGGTCATCGTCTGGGGTGCAGTACTGCCGGAAATCACTTACGGCAATGACTTCAAGGAAGTCCATCGCGTCAACGGCACGATGATTAACCAGAGTGAAGTGGCCGCCAAGTTTATGATCAGCAAGGGCTATAAGAAGTGGGCGATCATCCATGACACCACCGACTATGGCAAAGGCCACAATAAGTACTTCTCCGAGTTCGTGAAGAAAAATGGCGGCACCGTGCTGTCGACTTTTGGTGTGACTGCAGACCAGCAGGATTTCACCACCGAACTGACCAAGATCCGCGAACTGAAACCTGATGTCGTCTACTTCGGTGGCCTGACACCACTCGGCGTCCGTATCCGTACCCAGATGGAAAAGCTCGGTATCAAGGCGCAGTTTGAAGGCACCTCCGGTATCAAGTCGGATGCTTACATCCAGGGTGTGGGCGAGAAGGTTGCGGAAGGTTCCTTGTCCTTCATCGAAGGCGCACCATGGGAAAAAATTCCTGGTGGCTTGTTCTTTACCGCCAAATACCAGTTGCAAAAATACAGCGAACCACCTGAAGCTTATGGTCCATTCGCTTTCGCCGCCGCCAACCTGATCATGGATGCAGTGGAAAAAGTCGGTCCGGATCGCAAGAAGGTGCGTGATGTACTGAACCAGACCAAAGACGTCGATACCCTCATCGGCAAAGTGACATTCGATGACCATCGCCAAAACATCGTGCCGCTGGTGACCAAGTATGTGGTCGAAGACGGCAAGTGGGTCATTTGGGAAGACAGCAGCTACGCCACCGGCAAGCGCAAGTTGTCCGGGCTCTAA
- a CDS encoding branched-chain amino acid ABC transporter permease: MSEIGQYVFNGLMLGMIYAMVAVGFTLFFGVLDVIKFSHGDTLMVGAFAGLTASTGVLMLDISSPWIRLLAVVLSAVCVTGLLGAAIAKFLILPLHKAPPLNTLLATLMLGTVMRESVRLFYPDGSNSKPFPSLLPTGSVDIGTLALRADNVILLISGLAIIAGVHFLITRTRLGMAIRAVAQDGETARLMGINFEAVVLLTFALGSGMAALAGVMNGLYYNEINFNVGLLLGVIGFSAAILGGLGNIYGAILGGFLFAALQVLGSALLPALIPNIPSAYKDVFAFAVVIILMAWKPTGLIAEKSSERV; encoded by the coding sequence ATGAGTGAGATCGGTCAATATGTGTTTAACGGACTGATGCTGGGCATGATCTATGCCATGGTGGCAGTCGGTTTTACCTTGTTTTTTGGAGTGCTGGACGTCATCAAGTTTTCGCATGGCGATACTTTGATGGTCGGTGCTTTTGCAGGCCTGACGGCTTCTACTGGTGTATTGATGCTGGATATCAGCTCACCCTGGATACGTTTGCTGGCAGTAGTCTTAAGTGCGGTGTGCGTGACCGGTTTACTCGGTGCGGCAATCGCGAAATTCCTGATTCTTCCCTTGCATAAGGCACCGCCGCTGAATACCTTGCTGGCGACCCTGATGCTGGGTACGGTAATGCGCGAATCAGTCCGCCTGTTTTATCCGGACGGTTCGAATTCCAAACCTTTCCCTTCCTTGTTACCGACCGGCTCGGTCGATATCGGCACGCTGGCGCTACGAGCCGATAATGTGATTCTCCTGATCAGTGGGCTGGCGATTATCGCCGGCGTGCACTTCCTGATTACGCGTACCCGTCTCGGCATGGCAATACGTGCAGTGGCACAGGATGGAGAAACCGCACGCCTGATGGGCATCAACTTTGAAGCGGTGGTGTTGCTGACTTTCGCACTGGGCTCCGGCATGGCAGCGCTGGCCGGTGTGATGAATGGCCTGTACTACAACGAGATCAACTTCAACGTCGGCCTGCTGCTCGGCGTGATCGGTTTCTCGGCGGCGATCCTGGGCGGACTCGGCAATATTTACGGTGCCATCCTCGGCGGCTTCCTGTTCGCGGCACTGCAAGTGCTCGGCAGCGCCTTGTTGCCGGCATTGATACCGAATATCCCTAGCGCCTACAAAGACGTCTTCGCCTTTGCTGTCGTCATCATCTTGATGGCGTGGAAACCAACCGGCCTCATTGCCGAAAAATCAAGCGAGCGAGTCTGA
- a CDS encoding branched-chain amino acid ABC transporter permease translates to MSDIKLKTNSAKLVLALATILVTAYMWLFLHAESQLAIGALIVLALVLVIVGKKLGTTQRIEQAAASRPGLARIWMVLGLLALVAAFYDSHFVLMMICAVLLYSTACMGLTLQFGFVGVANFAGAAFFGIGSYTTAVLATHTGLPQLANIAISGVVAAIIGSVLILPVLRTRGHYAALVTIAFGILFKTFIEVNDVLGGPQGLQVPGMQLFGHAFNEGFTLFGIEFSFYVSYVLLSLVICAGAFVLVKALERSWVGLSMDVVRTDETAAATFGLHIARWKVIAFTMGNLFAGIAGSVYGMMVGFIAPNNFTFSDSLLLVSIAILGGLGNPVGLIPAAIIVLMLPEKLQFIQEYRVLLYAALVIAILLFRPEGLLPRKTRLFFSRKDA, encoded by the coding sequence ATGAGCGACATCAAATTGAAAACAAATTCAGCCAAGCTGGTATTGGCGCTGGCCACTATCCTGGTGACTGCATACATGTGGCTGTTCCTGCACGCGGAATCGCAGCTCGCCATCGGTGCCTTGATCGTACTGGCTCTGGTGCTGGTTATCGTCGGCAAGAAGTTGGGCACCACGCAACGTATCGAACAGGCCGCGGCCAGCCGTCCTGGCCTGGCACGGATCTGGATGGTGCTGGGCTTGCTGGCTTTGGTGGCGGCCTTTTACGATAGTCACTTCGTGCTGATGATGATTTGCGCAGTCTTGTTGTATTCGACTGCCTGTATGGGCCTGACGCTGCAATTCGGCTTTGTCGGTGTGGCGAACTTCGCCGGTGCCGCCTTCTTCGGGATCGGCAGTTACACCACAGCAGTGCTGGCGACGCATACCGGTTTGCCGCAACTGGCGAACATTGCGATCTCCGGCGTGGTGGCGGCCATCATCGGCTCGGTACTGATCCTGCCGGTGCTGCGTACCCGTGGTCACTATGCGGCATTGGTGACGATTGCCTTCGGCATCCTGTTCAAGACCTTTATCGAAGTCAACGATGTACTCGGTGGTCCGCAAGGCTTGCAAGTACCGGGCATGCAATTGTTCGGGCATGCCTTCAATGAAGGCTTCACGCTATTCGGCATCGAGTTCTCTTTCTATGTTTCCTATGTCTTGCTGAGTCTGGTGATCTGTGCCGGTGCCTTCGTGCTGGTGAAAGCGCTGGAACGTTCATGGGTGGGCTTGAGCATGGATGTGGTGCGCACCGATGAAACGGCGGCCGCTACTTTCGGCTTGCATATCGCGCGCTGGAAAGTAATCGCCTTCACGATGGGTAATCTGTTCGCCGGTATCGCCGGTAGCGTGTACGGCATGATGGTGGGCTTCATCGCGCCAAACAATTTCACCTTCTCTGATTCCCTGTTGCTGGTATCGATTGCGATCCTTGGCGGCCTGGGTAATCCGGTCGGCCTGATCCCGGCAGCCATCATCGTCCTGATGCTGCCGGAGAAGCTGCAGTTCATTCAGGAATATCGCGTCCTGCTGTACGCGGCACTGGTGATCGCAATCCTGTTGTTCCGTCCGGAAGGCCTGTTGCCACGCAAGACACGCTTGTTCTTTAGCCGAAAGGACGCCTGA